One Anthonomus grandis grandis chromosome 13, icAntGran1.3, whole genome shotgun sequence DNA segment encodes these proteins:
- the LOC126744093 gene encoding dynein axonemal assembly factor 6, whose translation MTMDIEKLVELFQFNENQQYDDENEPKPENNIECSSNTKSNINKSNPYAKLPPPERKEVLDPDAEEAYFEETSQVEYQDNNWKKTPKWDISYRQSVTPSDVFLGMSFKNPSTSSCENMILTVHLPGESRQNIDIKVEKETLKLISPQFFLDLNLPHPVDPKRGDAQFNSQDEKLIITLIMDRELDLLNF comes from the exons ATGACTATGGATATAGAGAAACTTGTGGAACTTTTCCagtttaatgaaaatcaacAGTATGATGACGAGAATGAACCGAAACctg aaaataatattgaatgtTCATCGAATACTAAgtcaaatataaacaaatcaaACCCTTATGCCAAACTTCCTCCTCCGGAGCGAAAGGAAGTGTTAGATCCTGATGCTGAAGAAGCCTATTTTGAGGAAACATCACAAGTGGAATATCAAGATAATAATTGGAAAAAGACGCCCAAATGGGACATTTCTTACAGGCAAAGTGTTACACCAAGTGACGTATTTTTAGGG atgaGCTTCAAAAACCCTTCTACTAGCAGCTGTGAAAATATGATCTTAACAGTCCACTTACCAGGCGAAAGTCGTCAAAATATCGATATTAAAGTGGAAAAAGAAACGCTTAAGTTAATTTctcctcaattttttttggatttaaaccTGCCCCATCCTGTAGACCCTAAAAGGGGAGATGCCCAATTTAATTCCCAAGATGAGAAGcttattattacattaataatgGATCGAGAGTTAGAtttactgaatttttaa